Proteins encoded within one genomic window of Glycine soja cultivar W05 chromosome 1, ASM419377v2, whole genome shotgun sequence:
- the LOC114414020 gene encoding coiled-coil domain-containing protein 130-like, whose amino-acid sequence MSSLAAARADNFYYPPEWEPSQGSLNKFHGQHALRERARKLDQGILIIRFEMPFNIWCGGCNSMIAKGVRFNAEKKQVGNYYSTKIWSFAMKSACCKHEIVIQTNPKNCEYVIISGAQKKTEDFDIEDAETFELPADEERGKLADPFYRLEHQEEDLKKKKEAEPVIVRLQRQSDARHSDDYYLNKTLRAQLRSQKKRVTEEENASKKRGLGIRLLPATEQDSATAKSVKFSAKFDKNRKDKRALISSESIFSGVSSYSMSDKRKRELESKRRKICATSASSLLAGRVKPSSWSQPSSKQKGTVRC is encoded by the exons GGTTCGCTGAACAAGTTTCATGGTCAACATGCCTTGCGGGAGAGGGCAAGAAAATTAGATCAGGGTATCCTGATTATAAG GTTTGAGATGCCCTTTAATATATGGTGTGGAGGATGCAATTCAATGATTGCAAAGGGTGTCCGGTTCAATGCAGAGAAAAAACAAGTTGGGAATTATTACTCAACGAAG ATATGGAGTTTCGCTATGAAATCTGCCTGCTGTAAACATGAGATTGTCATTCAGACTAATCCTAAGAATTGCGAGTATGTCATTATTAGCGGGGCCCAGAAAAAAACTGAAGATTTTGATATTGAGGATGCCGAAACTTTTGAATTGCCTGCTGATGAAG agagGGGTAAGCTTGCAGATCCATTCTACCGCCTTGAACACCAGGAAGAAGacttgaagaaaaagaaggaagctgaACCAGTGATCGTACGTCTCCAGAGGCAGTCTGATGCAAGGCATTCAGATGACTATTATCTTAATAAGACTCTCCGTGCCCAACTTAGA AGTCAAAAGAAAAGAGTTACTGAAGAAGAAAATGCTTCCAAGAAAAGAGGCCTTGGCATAAGACTTCTTCCAGCTACTGAACAAGATTCTGCCACGGCAAAATCGGTGAAATTTTCAGCAAAGTTTGACAAAAATAGGAAGGACAAGAGGGCATTGATCAGTTCTGAATCTATCTTCTCTGGAGTCTCTAGCTATTCTATGTCTGACAAGAGAAAACGAGAGCTAGAGTCAAAACGAAGAAAAATTTGTGCGACTTCAGCATCCAGCCTTCTAGCTGGTAGGGTAAAGCCATCATCATGGTCACAGCCTTCAAGCAAGCAAAAGGGAACTGTAAGATGTTAG